From a single Lytechinus pictus isolate F3 Inbred unplaced genomic scaffold, Lp3.0 scaffold_19, whole genome shotgun sequence genomic region:
- the LOC129260807 gene encoding beta-sarcoglycan-like: MEENNTTFRRSNSRLSMLDKSLERRRVNKEHNSNFRAGYVAVHEEHLHKTGLRGRKRFLAYFLLFLIYAVAVANLVLTVLIVLALRIDQNGSDVMEFLGEGGVKYKTEVKAEMVLSDTGEFGGYKGQDLEIHGDGQPVILQHMIGHGSSVEFNGENTTLRSQEGLHVIDPLTGNTILHTANDSGIPSPTGMKQLNTTQVVTTKVVPNIVDDLRITTDQVLTIQGNEGLTIGAEAIEMSGSSIFLNALNTLSLEGGPGGGVYINTTSLPRKSTASTHSTGMGLTLCVCGGTGRVFQVTAPPGLSHPCGKLRTNPCL; this comes from the exons ATGGAGGAAAATAATACAACCTTCAGA AGATCCAACAGTAGGCTGTCTATGCTGGACAAGTCCTTAGAAAGACGGAGAGTCAACAAAGAACATAACAGTAACTTTAGAGCTGGTTATGTGGCTGTCCATGAAGAGCACCTTCATAAGACGGGCCTAAGAGGGCGCAAACGTTTTCTTGCCTATTTCCTACTCTTCCTGATTTATGCTGTAGCAGTAGCAAATCTAGTG TTGACAGTTCTGATAGTGTTAGCCCTGCGTATAGACCAGAATGGATCGGATGTGATGGAGTTTCTAGGAGAGGGTGGTGTGAAATATAAGACCGAAGTCAAAGCTGAAATGGTTTTATCAGATACAGGAGAGTTTGGTGGTTACAAAGGACAAGATCTTGAGATTCATGGTGATGGTCAACCG GTTATTTTACAACACATGATTGGACATGGATCTTCTG TTGAATTTAATGGTGAAAACACAACCTTGAGATCACAGGAAGGACTCCATGTCATTGACCCACTGACAGGGAACACTATCCTACACACAGCTAATGATAGCGGTATACCATCACCTACTGGCATGAAACAACTCAATACAACACAGGTTGTCACAACAAAG GTGGTCCCCAATATTGTTGATGACCTCAGGATTACGACTGACCAAGTATTGACCATACAAGGTAACGAAGGATTGACCATTGGTGCTGAAGCTATTGAGATGTCTGGATCTAGTATCTTCTTAAATGCT CTGAACACCCTATCCTTGGAGGGCGGTCCAGGAGGAGGGGTTTATATCAACACCACCAGTTTACCGAGGAAAAGTACTGCTAGTACCCATAGTACAGGCATGGGACTTACCCTCTGTGTGTGTGGTGGTACCGGTAGAGTGTTCCAAGTGACGGCGCCACCAGGCCTCTCTCATCCATGTGGCAAACTCAGGACCAATCCATGCTTGTAG